One genomic region from Geotrypetes seraphini chromosome 13, aGeoSer1.1, whole genome shotgun sequence encodes:
- the DSTYK gene encoding dual serine/threonine and tyrosine protein kinase isoform X2: MEGGGGGALSRELSRVFSRYNKYLGRLQHNVCETHSFLRDVRLTYSQGAPGPDPPGQQCCISIPCHEEEYLKLMVNHCYPCIIILGQTCNVRCQVLNTLLGSRLLPTNKHTSEENCSRRRIHFKHGKQTQVSLALPQQYELVHLMAANQGHWDTIPEEDLEFHEDEDEDPGHRLAELEVTLPHSLLQEVDIVVAPCRGFQTAEETLHSYLPQVQPIVMFAICKDKLSEGDENELKGIQEKFSSLPIFFLKVPSFDMELIAPREPESERSLLYYQLQDLGYLKSSSVASVPGGEPCSLLVEQFEQLRRLYLFSKQVLQQRLVSEAAALNRIHCQWLDVFINQAFDMQRDLQITPKRLEYTRSKENELFESLMSIADIKQEEMKEMIVETLNSMKEELLEDAATMEFKDIFIPENGEPISTRDIKCCIKQIQDLIISHLNQAVANKLINSMDYLRESFVGTLERCLESLEKSQLESSVHMTSNHLKQLEVGHSWRLEKTEDLWLKVRKEHAPRLARLSLESRSLQDALLHGKPKLGRELGRGQYGVVYLCDEWGGHFPCALKSVVPPDEKHWNDLALEFHYMRSLPKHERLVDLHGSVIDYSYGGGSNIAVLLIMERLHRDLYTALKAELALEVRLQIALDVVEGIRFLHSQGLVHRDIKLKNVLLDENIRAKITDLGFCKPEAMMSGSIVGTPIHMAPELFTGKYDNSVDVYAFGILFWYICSGSVRLPEAFERCSSKDHLWNNVKKGVRPEKLDVFDEECWELMKACWNGDPPQRPLLGIVQPILQGIKERLCKSDAKHLNKGLDDST, translated from the exons ATGGAGGGCGGTGGCGGCGGGGCCCTGAGCCGGGAGCTGAGCCGCGTCTTCAGCCGCTACAACAAGTACCTGGGGCGGCTGCAGCACAACGTGTGCGAGACCCACAGCTTCCTGCGCGACGTCAGGCTCACGTACAGCCAGGGGGCGCCAGGCCCCGACCCCCCCG GCCAGCAGTGCTGCATTTCAATTCCTTGCCATGAGGAGGAATACCTGAAACTAATGGTAAACCACTGCTACCCATGTATCATTATACTGGGCCAAACCTGCAATGTCCGCTGTCAAGTTCTTAATACACTTCTGGGCAGCCGGCTTCTACCTACCAATAAACACACCAGTGAGGAGAATTGCTCTAGACGGCGAATCCATTTCAAGCATGGGAAGCAGACACAGGTTAGCCTAGCACTTCCCCAGCAATATGAACTGGTACATCTAATGGCAGCGAATCAAGGGCACTGGGACACTATACCAGAAGAGGACCTTGAGTTCCATGAGGATGAAGATGAGGACCCTGGACACAGACTAGCAGAGCTGGAGGTAACTCTGCCCCACTCACTCCTGCAG GAAGTGGACATTGTGGTAGCACCTTGTCGAGGATTTCAGACAGCTGAGGAAACTTTGCACAGTTACCTTCCCCAAGTCCAGCCAATTGTAATGTTTGCTATCTGCAAGGATAAACTATCTGAAGGGGATGAAAATGAACTTAAGGGCATTCAAGAGAAGTTCTCGTCTCTCCcgattttctttcttaaagtgcCATCCTTTGACATGGAGTTGATTGCTCCTAGGGAACCTGAGAGTGAGCGGTCCCTTCTGTACTATCAGTTGCAGGACCTGGGTTACTTAAAGAGCAGCAGTGTGGCTTCCGTTCCTGGTGGCGAGCCATGCAGCCTGCTGGTGGAACAGTTTGAGCAGCTGCGACGCCtatatctcttctccaagcaggTGCTGCAGCAGCGCCTAGTGAGTGAAGCAGCAGCTTTGAACAGGATCCATTGCCAGTGGCTGGATGTCTTTATCAATCAAGCGTTTGACATGCAGCGGGACTTACAGATCACCCCCAAGCGGCTGGAGTACACCCGAAGCAAAGAGAATGAGCTCTTTGAGTCTCTGATGAGTATTGCTGATATCAAACAGGAGGAGATGAAGGAGATGATTGTAGAGACCCTCAACAGCATGAAGGAGGAGCTGCTGGAAGATGCCGCCACCATGGAGTTCAAAG ATATCTTCATTCCAGAGAATGGAGAACCCATTAGCACGCGGGACATTAAATGCTGTATCAAGCAGATCCAAGATCTGATCATTTCTCACTTAAACCAGGCTGTAGCGAACAAACTGATCAATTCGATGGATTATCTGAGGGAAAGCTTTGTCGGAACATTGGAGCGATGCCTGGAGAGCCTGGAGAAGTCACAGCTGGAGTCCTCAGTGCATATGACAAGCAACCACCTCAAACAG CTTGAAGTTGGCCATTCTTGGAGGTTGGAGAAGACTGAGGACCTGTGGTTGAAGGTGCGGAAGGAGCATGCCCCGCGGCTGGCCCGCCTCTCACTGGAGAGCAGATCCCTGCAGGATGCTTTGTTACATG GGAAGCCCAAGCTGGGCCGTGAATTAGGCCGAGGTCAGTACGGTGTGGTTTACCTGTGTGATGAGTGGGGTGGACACTTTCCATGTGCACTGAAATCGGTTGTTCCACCAGATGAGAAACACTGGAATGACCTTGCTCTTGAGTTTCACTACATGAG GTCTTTGCCAAAACATGAGCGTCTGGTTGACCTCCATGGATCAGTTATAGATTACAGCTATGGTGGGGGCTCCAACATTGCCGTTTTACTGATAATGGAACGGTTACACAGAGACCTCTACACAGCACTTAAG GCTGAGCTTGCTCTGGAGGTTCGATTACAGATTGCTTTAGATGTTGTAGAAGGAATCCGGTTTCTTCATAGCCAAGGGCTGGTCCACCGTGACATCAAACTCAAAAATGTCCTG CTGGATGAGAACATTCGGGCCAAAATAACAGACTTGGGCTTCTGCAAACCTGAGGCAATGATGTCGGGAAGCATTGTGGGAACTCCCATACATATGGCTCCTGAGCTCTTCACAG GAAAATATGACAACTCGGTAGATGTTTATGCTTTTGGCATCCTATTCTGGTATATCTGCTCTGGATCAGTGAGGTTACCTGAAGCCTTTGAGAGATGCTCCAGCAAGGACCACCTCTGGAATAATGTCAAAAAAG GTGTGCGCCCAGAAAAGCTTGACGTGTTCGATGAGGAATGCTGGGAGCTGATGAAGGCATGCTGGAATGGAGACCCTCCCCAGCGCCCCCTCTTGGGCATTGTACAGCCTATCCTGCAAGGCATTAAGGAGAGACTTTGCAAGTCAGATGCAAAGCATTTGAACAAAGGCCTGGATGATTCTACCTGA
- the DSTYK gene encoding dual serine/threonine and tyrosine protein kinase isoform X1 produces the protein MEGGGGGALSRELSRVFSRYNKYLGRLQHNVCETHSFLRDVRLTYSQGAPGPDPPGQQCCISIPCHEEEYLKLMVNHCYPCIIILGQTCNVRCQVLNTLLGSRLLPTNKHTSEENCSRRRIHFKHGKQTQVSLALPQQYELVHLMAANQGHWDTIPEEDLEFHEDEDEDPGHRLAELEVTLPHSLLQEVDIVVAPCRGFQTAEETLHSYLPQVQPIVMFAICKDKLSEGDENELKGIQEKFSSLPIFFLKVPSFDMELIAPREPESERSLLYYQLQDLGYLKSSSVASVPGGEPCSLLVEQFEQLRRLYLFSKQVLQQRLVSEAAALNRIHCQWLDVFINQAFDMQRDLQITPKRLEYTRSKENELFESLMSIADIKQEEMKEMIVETLNSMKEELLEDAATMEFKDIFIPENGEPISTRDIKCCIKQIQDLIISHLNQAVANKLINSMDYLRESFVGTLERCLESLEKSQLESSVHMTSNHLKQILNAAYQVEVTFHSGSSVSRMVWEQIKQIFQRISWVSPPAISTDWKRKVAQDAIESLSAGKLAKTICNQFCKRLNSSHEAFAASLRQLEVGHSWRLEKTEDLWLKVRKEHAPRLARLSLESRSLQDALLHGKPKLGRELGRGQYGVVYLCDEWGGHFPCALKSVVPPDEKHWNDLALEFHYMRSLPKHERLVDLHGSVIDYSYGGGSNIAVLLIMERLHRDLYTALKAELALEVRLQIALDVVEGIRFLHSQGLVHRDIKLKNVLLDENIRAKITDLGFCKPEAMMSGSIVGTPIHMAPELFTGKYDNSVDVYAFGILFWYICSGSVRLPEAFERCSSKDHLWNNVKKGVRPEKLDVFDEECWELMKACWNGDPPQRPLLGIVQPILQGIKERLCKSDAKHLNKGLDDST, from the exons ATGGAGGGCGGTGGCGGCGGGGCCCTGAGCCGGGAGCTGAGCCGCGTCTTCAGCCGCTACAACAAGTACCTGGGGCGGCTGCAGCACAACGTGTGCGAGACCCACAGCTTCCTGCGCGACGTCAGGCTCACGTACAGCCAGGGGGCGCCAGGCCCCGACCCCCCCG GCCAGCAGTGCTGCATTTCAATTCCTTGCCATGAGGAGGAATACCTGAAACTAATGGTAAACCACTGCTACCCATGTATCATTATACTGGGCCAAACCTGCAATGTCCGCTGTCAAGTTCTTAATACACTTCTGGGCAGCCGGCTTCTACCTACCAATAAACACACCAGTGAGGAGAATTGCTCTAGACGGCGAATCCATTTCAAGCATGGGAAGCAGACACAGGTTAGCCTAGCACTTCCCCAGCAATATGAACTGGTACATCTAATGGCAGCGAATCAAGGGCACTGGGACACTATACCAGAAGAGGACCTTGAGTTCCATGAGGATGAAGATGAGGACCCTGGACACAGACTAGCAGAGCTGGAGGTAACTCTGCCCCACTCACTCCTGCAG GAAGTGGACATTGTGGTAGCACCTTGTCGAGGATTTCAGACAGCTGAGGAAACTTTGCACAGTTACCTTCCCCAAGTCCAGCCAATTGTAATGTTTGCTATCTGCAAGGATAAACTATCTGAAGGGGATGAAAATGAACTTAAGGGCATTCAAGAGAAGTTCTCGTCTCTCCcgattttctttcttaaagtgcCATCCTTTGACATGGAGTTGATTGCTCCTAGGGAACCTGAGAGTGAGCGGTCCCTTCTGTACTATCAGTTGCAGGACCTGGGTTACTTAAAGAGCAGCAGTGTGGCTTCCGTTCCTGGTGGCGAGCCATGCAGCCTGCTGGTGGAACAGTTTGAGCAGCTGCGACGCCtatatctcttctccaagcaggTGCTGCAGCAGCGCCTAGTGAGTGAAGCAGCAGCTTTGAACAGGATCCATTGCCAGTGGCTGGATGTCTTTATCAATCAAGCGTTTGACATGCAGCGGGACTTACAGATCACCCCCAAGCGGCTGGAGTACACCCGAAGCAAAGAGAATGAGCTCTTTGAGTCTCTGATGAGTATTGCTGATATCAAACAGGAGGAGATGAAGGAGATGATTGTAGAGACCCTCAACAGCATGAAGGAGGAGCTGCTGGAAGATGCCGCCACCATGGAGTTCAAAG ATATCTTCATTCCAGAGAATGGAGAACCCATTAGCACGCGGGACATTAAATGCTGTATCAAGCAGATCCAAGATCTGATCATTTCTCACTTAAACCAGGCTGTAGCGAACAAACTGATCAATTCGATGGATTATCTGAGGGAAAGCTTTGTCGGAACATTGGAGCGATGCCTGGAGAGCCTGGAGAAGTCACAGCTGGAGTCCTCAGTGCATATGACAAGCAACCACCTCAAACAG ATATTGAATGCAGCCTATCAAGTTGAAGTGACTTTTCATTCTGGATCCAGTGTGAGTCGAATGGTGTGGGAGCAGATTAAACAG ATCTTTCAGCGGATATCCTGGGTGAGTCCCCCTGCCATCAGCACAGACTGGAAGAGGAAAGTTGCTCAGGATGCAATTGAGAGCCTCAGTGCTGGCAAGCTGGCTAAGACGATATGTAACCAGTTCTGTAAACGCTTGAATAGCTCCCATGAGGCTTTTGCAGCTTCCCTCCGACAG CTTGAAGTTGGCCATTCTTGGAGGTTGGAGAAGACTGAGGACCTGTGGTTGAAGGTGCGGAAGGAGCATGCCCCGCGGCTGGCCCGCCTCTCACTGGAGAGCAGATCCCTGCAGGATGCTTTGTTACATG GGAAGCCCAAGCTGGGCCGTGAATTAGGCCGAGGTCAGTACGGTGTGGTTTACCTGTGTGATGAGTGGGGTGGACACTTTCCATGTGCACTGAAATCGGTTGTTCCACCAGATGAGAAACACTGGAATGACCTTGCTCTTGAGTTTCACTACATGAG GTCTTTGCCAAAACATGAGCGTCTGGTTGACCTCCATGGATCAGTTATAGATTACAGCTATGGTGGGGGCTCCAACATTGCCGTTTTACTGATAATGGAACGGTTACACAGAGACCTCTACACAGCACTTAAG GCTGAGCTTGCTCTGGAGGTTCGATTACAGATTGCTTTAGATGTTGTAGAAGGAATCCGGTTTCTTCATAGCCAAGGGCTGGTCCACCGTGACATCAAACTCAAAAATGTCCTG CTGGATGAGAACATTCGGGCCAAAATAACAGACTTGGGCTTCTGCAAACCTGAGGCAATGATGTCGGGAAGCATTGTGGGAACTCCCATACATATGGCTCCTGAGCTCTTCACAG GAAAATATGACAACTCGGTAGATGTTTATGCTTTTGGCATCCTATTCTGGTATATCTGCTCTGGATCAGTGAGGTTACCTGAAGCCTTTGAGAGATGCTCCAGCAAGGACCACCTCTGGAATAATGTCAAAAAAG GTGTGCGCCCAGAAAAGCTTGACGTGTTCGATGAGGAATGCTGGGAGCTGATGAAGGCATGCTGGAATGGAGACCCTCCCCAGCGCCCCCTCTTGGGCATTGTACAGCCTATCCTGCAAGGCATTAAGGAGAGACTTTGCAAGTCAGATGCAAAGCATTTGAACAAAGGCCTGGATGATTCTACCTGA